Part of the Catalinimonas alkaloidigena genome is shown below.
TGTCCTGATCCTGTAAAGGAATAGTACTGGCATTCTCCCCTTTAACGAGATAATCGTATATGTCAAGGATAGCGACGACCTTATTATTTCTGACGATCTCAATGTCTCTGAATGATCCTATAAAAGAAGGTCCTCCGGAAAGGTAAAGCGCATTAAAAGCTGAAGCTAATGAAGGTAAAGTATAAGTGCCGGGTTTACGAACCTCTCCTACGATAGTAACTTTGATGCTTCTGACTCTTCCCAATGAAACTTCGGCAAAAGTATTAGGCCCTCTCTCCCCAAATGAACGTAGCCCTGAATATATATCTGTAAGGCGGTTGATGATCCTGTCAGAGGCTTCTTCCACGGTAAGGCCATTGACATAAATGGGTCCCAGGTTGTCAATTGTCACCGTACCTTCTCTGCTTACCTCCAGTATATAGTTTTGGCGGGATGCCCCCCAGATATTTACCATCAATTCATCCCCGGTGCCTAACTGGTAGTTTTTTGGTGTGGCAATATTGATACTTGGCTCAAAAGTAATGTTCTGGTTGTTGAAAAGCTCCATGCCAAACACTTTTCTCTCTTCTTTAGTGAGCATGGCTGAGCCAGCCGATTTATTGTTGCTACTATCTACATTTGCACTGTCCTGTAGATTAAGGCTATTGCCACTTGTTCCATTTCTATTATTCTGGGCTTGAGACCCAGAACTCAGGCGTACAGAACGAAGTCTGCTCATAAGCTTGCTTACTTCGGCACGAGGCAACCCTCGTATCACCGCCGTTGTTTCAATCTGCTGGTCAGATAAATTACGTTCTTCAGCAGCATTGATAAACTGTTTGATTTGCGCATCAGATAACTGGTCTACTTTGATCTTACTAAGATCCTGCTCTAGTAGATTACTTTGTGCTGATGCTGATTGAAAGGTGTATAGTAAACAGATGATAACACCTGAAAGAATTATTTTTAATGACATACCCTATGTAATAAATGCAATGATAGCTCTCCCCAGTATGGCGCAAAGCTATGAATATTGCCCATATCTAACAAACCACAAATTCCTTAACTTGCTGAACACTAACGTTCATTTGATTAACTTATATTGTGCTGGCACTCAAATAATAAGCCAAACGTAAAAAGAATAATAAATACTTACATTTTTCTTACCTGCCGTCCGCTTTACTTTCAGCAGCTGGTGTTGAAATATGCTTAGACTACATATAAAATTACAGTTGCTGCATTGTATTTTATTAAGGGTGTTTTGACGGTTCAAAGCCATTTGTCGTGTGAATCACCGCTAAAATTATCTTATGTGCCAAAGTGGTAATAGTTAAGCATTCTTTGTTACTTTGATGCCATGAATTCAAGCAAAAAAAAACTCTTTTTACTGGATGCAATGGCACTGATTTACCGGGCACATTTTGCCTTCAGTAAAAATCCACGCATCAATTCAAAAGGAGTGAATACCAGTGCAGCTTTTGGTTTCACAAATACGCTCTTTGAAGTACTTACCAAAGAAAAGCCAACGCATATCGCAGTAGCTTTTGATACCAGTGCGCCTACATTCAGGCATAAGCAATTTGAAGCCTATAAAGCCAACCGTCAGGAACAGCCGGAAGACATCAGGGTAGCTATTCCTATTGTCAAAGATATTGTCAGGGCTTTTGATATTCCTGTATTAGAACTGGATGGTTATGAGGCAGATGATATTATTGGCACCATTGCCAAAAGGGCATCCTGCGAGGAGTTTACGGTATATATGATGACGCCGGATAAGGACTATGCACAGCTGGTAGAAGATTGTGTTTTTCTCTACAAGCCTGCCTTTATGGGCAATGGGGTAGAAATACTGGGCGTGCCGGAAGTATTGAAAAAGTTTGACATTGAACGGGTAGAGCAGGTCACTGATATCTTAGGGCTGCAAGGCGATTCGGTAGATAATATTCCCGGCATACCAGGAGTAGGAGCCAAGACTGCCGTAAAACTATTAAAACAATTTGGTTCGGTAGAAGGAGTAGTTGAAAATGCCGATCAGCTCAAAGGTAAGCAGAAGGAAAAAGTGATTGAGTTTGGTCAGCAAGGAATACTTTCTAAAGAGCTGGCGACGATCAAGATTGATGTACCGGTAGATTTTGATGCGGAGATGTTTAGCTACAATGGACCCGATGAGGAAGCGGTACGCAAAATTTTTCAGGAGCTGGAGTTCCGGGCGCTAACCCGCAGAGTACTGGGATCCCCTGCTGAGCAGGCAGCGAATACTAACGGACAAACCAGCCTTTTTGAAGAAGCCGCCCAAAGCATCGCTGAACAGCCTACAGACCTGAAAAGCATTACCGAAGTAGTACACGACTACCAACTGATAGATACAGCAGAAAAACGGAAAGAACTGGTACGGGAATTAGAAAAGCAGGAAGCTTTTTGCTTTGATACCGAGACGGATAGCCTGGACCCTCTTACCACTGAACTGGTAGGTTTGGCATTCTCCTTCCAAAAAGGAACTGCTTTTTACGTGGCGGTTCCGGAAGGTCGGGAAGAAATACAAGCCATTGTTAATGAGTTTAAGCCTTTGCTTGAGGATCAGAAAAAACTAAAAATTGCCCAGAACCTGAAGTTTGATATGCTGGTGCTTAGGAAGTACGGTGTAGAGATTCAGGGAGCTATTTTTGATACTATGATTGCCCATTACCTGATAGATCCGGAAACCGGGCATGGTATGGATGTGATGGCAGAAAACTACCTCAAGTACAAACCTGTCTCTATAGAAAGCCTGATCGGGAAGAAAGGGAAAAAGCAGGGCAATATGCGGGATATTCCTGCCGAAGAGATAACTGAATATGCCGGAGAAGATGCAGACATTACGTTGCAGCTAAAAGAAACTTTCAGTAAGGAGATAGAGAAGGACAGTAAGCTCAGGAAGCTGTTTTATGAGATGGAGCTTCCTCTTATTCCGGTATTGGCTGCAATGGAATACGAGGGCGTGCGAATTGATACATCCGCACTGGAAGAACTTTCGGCAGACCTTAGCAAAGAACTGGTTGAAATAGAAAAAGAGATTTTTGAAGTAGCAGGCACAGAATTCAATATCGGATCGCCCAAGCAACTGGGAGAGGTGCTTTTTGATAAAATGAAGCTGGTAGATAAGCCCAAAAAGACCAAGTCAGGGCAGTATGCTACTGGTGAGAACATACTTTCGGCACTAGCTACCGAGCATGAGATTGCCCGACGAATTCTGGACTTCAGAGAAGTACTTAAGCTCAAAAACACTTATGTAGATGCCCTGCCCAAACTGATCAGTGACTACGATGGACGTATTCACACTTCTTACAATCAGGCGGTAACTTCTACCGGAAGGCTAAGTTCTACCAATCCCAACTTACAAAACATTCCTATCCGTACGCCTAAAGGTCAGCTCATCCGTAAGGCCTTCGTACCCCGCAATGAAGATTATCTGCTGATGTCGGCCGACTATTCTCAGGTAGAGCTGCGTATTATGGCTTCTTTCTCCAGAGATGAAAGTATGATGGAGGCTTTTCGCCTGGGCAGAGATATACATGCGACTACGGCTGCCAAGATTTTTGATGTGAAACTGGAAGAAGTTACCGCTGAAATGAGGCGCAAAGCCAAAACGGCTAACTTTGGAATTATATATGGTGTGTCGGCTTTTGGCCTGGCCCAGCAACTCAGCATTCCTCGTGGCGAAGCTTCTGAAATTATCAAGGCTTACTTTAAGGAATTTCCCAGCATCAAAAATTATATGGACGCTGCCATCAAGCAGGCAAGAGAGAAAGAATATGTAGAAACCATTAGAGGACGCCGCCGTTATCTGCGCGATATCAATTCGCGTAACCCTACAGTGCGAGGCTATGCAGAACGAAATGCCATCAACGCTCCTATACAGGGCACTGCCGCCGACATGATTAAGCTTGCCATGGTCAACATCCACCACTGGATGGAGAAAGAAAAGCTCAAGTCCAGCATGATTATGCAGGTACATGACGAACTGATTTTTGATGTGCATCAGTCCGAAACGGAGAGGGTAAAGGAGAAGGTAGTAGAGCTGATGAAAGACGCACTACCGCTGGAAGTCCCTATGGAGGTAGAAGCTGACATTGCTAAAAACTGGTTGGAAGCTCATTAATCATCTTATGCGACCTACATTTCAAGAAATACAAAAAGCTGCCCGGCGCATTGCGCCATTGATCCACCGTACGCCAGTATTGCGCAGCGAAAGTGTAAATAGTATGGCGGGGACACAACTTTATTTTAAGTGCGAAAACTTCCAGAAAGCCGGCGCCTTTAAGATGCGCGGCGCAGCGAATGCTGTGCTTTCGTTGAGCGATGAAGAAGCTCAACGAGGCGTAGCTACCCATTCATCAGGTAATCACGGACAGGCACTGGCAAAAGCAGCGCAAAGCCGTGGCATCAAAGCTTATATCGTAATGCCGGAAACCGCCCCTTCTGTCAAGAAAAAGGCAGTCGCAGGTTATGGGGCTGAGATTATCATGTGCAAGCCTACTTTACAGGCACGGGAAGATACACTGGCTGAAGTGGTAGAAAAAACCGGAGCAGCTTTTATCCATCCCTACAATGACGAGCGTGTCATCTGTGGACAGGGCACGGCTGCCATGGAACTTATAGAAGAAATGGGGGAGCTGGATATTGTTATGGCGCCCGTAGGCGGAGGGGGCTTGCTCAGTGGAACAGCCATTACAACTAAAGCTATGTTACCTCAGGCTCAGGTAATCGCGGGTGAACCCAAAGGGGCCGATGATGCGTATCGTTCCTTACAAGCAGGTAAGATTATTCCTTCAGAATCACCTAATACAATAGCCGATGGTTTGCTGACTTCACTGGGGAGCAAGACTTTTCCCATTATTCAGGAATTAGTGTCGGAGATCATTACGGTAAGTGATGAGGAAATTATAGCGGCCCTAAGGTTGATCTGGGAGAGAATGAAAATCATTGTGGAGCCATCATGTGCGGTTCCTCTGGCAGCAGTGCTACAACAGAAAGAGAAATTTGTCGGTAAAAGAGTCGGTATTATTCTGACAGGAGGCAATGTAGACCTGGAAACCTTACTGAATAAGTTATAGGGGTTAGGGAGCAATCGTGTTATGTTTTTTTATAGTTGGCAAGCAAATTATAATGCCTTAGCGCTATAACACCCCTCTGTGGTAGATGGGAACCATAACAATTAACATTACTCCCTAGCGGCTAAAAACCATAATATTAAATTCACAGCATGAAAAACATAGCAGTATTTGCATCAGGTAGTGGTACTAATGCAGAGGAGATATTTAAGAAATTCCAAAACCATTCTTACGCCCGGGTGCGGTTGCTGCTCTCTAATAATCCCAAAGCCGGTGTCATTACGAGAGCTGCCAATTATAATATTCAGGTGTGCGTTTTTGATAAAAGCATACTTTTTCATACCGATGATATTATCACTACCCTGAAAGAGGCTGAAATTGATTTGGTAGTGTTAGCAGGTTTTATGCTCAAAATTCCTGAAAATATTTTAAAGGCCTATCCTAACCGAATTGTCAATATCCACCCTGCGCTTTTACCCAAGTACGGAGGAAAAGGCATGTACGGCAGACATGTACACGAAGCAGTAGTAGCAGCTAAAGAAAAGCAGTCGGGCATATCTATCCACTTGTGTAATGAGCATTATGATGAAGGCAAAATGATTCTGCAGGTGAGTTGCGATTTATCAGAAAATGACAGCCCGGAAGACGTAGCTGCCAAAGTTCAGAAGCTGGAACATAAACATTATCCTGAGGTAGTAGAAGAATTGGTATTGAAACTGGATTGAATTCAAAATAGTAAATTTCAACTTCAAAATTTCCCCAGCTACTAACGCTCCAAAACCTAAGGCCTAAAAACCAACTCCCAACTTTTACGCTGCTGTAAAATAGCTTACCTTTGCAAGCTCAAATCAAACCCGACCTATCATGAGCAAAAAGATCAATGCTGCACTTATTTCTGTGTATTATAAAGAAAACCTGGCTCCTATAGTTAAGCTGCTGGATGAGTATGGTGTAAAGCTGTATTCTACCGGGGGCACACAAAAGTTTATTGAGGAACAAGGAGCAGAGGTAACTGCAGTAGAAGACCTCACCGGTTATCCTTCTATTTTGGGAGGAAGAGTGAAGACGCTGCACCCTAAAGTGTTTGGCGGTATCCTATCACGTAGAGATGACGAAGGTGATGCTAAGCAGGTACAGGAGTACGAAATTCCTCCCATTGACCTGGTGATTGTGGATTTATATCCTTTTGAGGAAACGGTAGCTTCCGGTGCTGCTGAAGCAGACATCATTGAAAAAATTGATATTGGCGGCATTGCTTTGATCAGAGCGGCAGCTAAAAATTTTAAAGATGTATTGATTGTCTCTTCCCGCCAGCAATATAGTGCCCTGGAGCAATTACTAAAAGACAAGGAAGGTAGCACTGAGCTGGACGATCGCCGTCAGTTCGCAATGCAGGCTTTTTCCCAAAGTTCCCGCTACGATACGGCTATCTTCCAGTACTTTAGTGGGGCTACTAATAGTGAGGCAAGTGCAGCAGCCAGCTTCGATAAAGCAAAACTACCGGTAAAGCCATTGCGCTATGGAGAAAACCCTCACCAGGAAGCCGCCTTCTATGGTCAGTTGGAAGATATGCTGGAGCAACTGAATGGGAAAGAATTATCTTTTAACAATTTGGTAGATATAGACGCGGCAGTGGATCTGATAGAAGAATTTGAGGATGAGACTGCTTTTGCCATCCTCAAGCATACCAATGCCTGTGGCTGTGCTACCGGAGCCAGCGTAAAGGAAGCGTATCAGAAAGCATTTGCGGCAGATACTGTTTCTGCTTTCGGAGGGGTATTGATCACCAATGCTGAAGTAGACCTGGCAGCGGCTGAAGAAATGAATAGCCTCTTCTTTGAAGTGCTCATTGCTCCTTCATTTTCTGATGAAGCCTTAGAACTCCTGAGCAAAAAGAAAAAAAGAGTATTGCTGAAGAAGAAAACAGACAAATCTTCTCAAAAGCAATTTAAGACGCTGCTGAACGGAGTTATTGAGCAGGACCGTGATCTAAAAACTGATAGCCTGGAAGATCTGAAAGTAGTGACCAAACGCGCTACTACTGACGAAGAGAATGAAGCTTTGCTGTTTGCCAGCAAAATATGCAAGCATACCAAGTCCAATACGATAGTCCTTGCTAACAAAGGACAGCTGCTATCCAGCGGAGTAGGACAGACTTCAAGAGTAGATGCGCTGAAGCAGGCGATTGAGAAAGCCAAGCACTTTGGGTTTGAGCTTAATGGTGCGGTGATGGCTTCAGATGCCTTCTTTCCCTTTCCGGATTGTGTAGAAATCGCTAAGCAGGAAGGTATCAATGCCGTGATTCAGCCGGGAGGCTCAATCAAAGATCAGGACTCTATTGATTACTGTGATGGCCATGGTATGGCCATGGTGTTTACTGGCTTCCGCCACTTTAAACACTAAATTATTTAGATAAGTATTGTTGAAGAGGGGTAGGCCGGGTAAGGTTTATCCCTTTTTTATCTGAGTCCTGTCTGATTTGCAAGGAGGTGGAGAAAACAAACTACTGGAAGCGACCTTTCTCTGTTACATTTACCCGATTATGATTGCCCTACTGTACTGCGTCTTTTCTTACGAAGAAGTTCTTCATTGATGTAGGGCTTCTTGACGATCACGTCCCTTCTGATGATCAATGAATAAAGTATGAAAGTAACGATCAGCCCGGTGAAAGAGTATGAGACAGAGGACTGCGAAAAGAAATAGCAACTGATGCTCACTACCGCAATACTACATAAAGAAAGCAGCAGGGTTGCGCTGAGATGACTGAACCCATTGTCTATGATAAAATGGTGAATGTGGTTTCTGTCAGCCACAAACGGGCCTATTCCGCCGGCAATTCTATGAGTGAATACCCTAAGCGTATCAAAAAGAGGTACTGCAAGAATCAAAATGGCAATGGTAGGTGCATTGGGAATATAGACATTATTCAATACCTCATTATGTTGAATAAATTTTACAGCAAAAAGAGAAAGAATAAAACCTACAATCAACGAACCACTATCACCCATGAAAATTTTATTTTCTTCTGAGAAGTTGAAACGGATGAAAGCAAGAAGAGAACCAATTAGTACCGCTGCCAGTACGGCCGCCCAGTAAATACCTGCCAGATAAAAGTAAATGCCAAAAGTAAGGGCCGCAACTATGCCTATACCTGCTGCCAGGCCATCTATACCATCAATCAGATTATAGGCATTGATAATGACTACAATTACAAATAGCGTAATGACAAAGCTGGGAATATAAGAGATTTCGTAGGTCCCTAATATTCCGAATAAGTTGCTTATCCGTATGTCAGTAAAATATATCAACAGGGCTGCCGCCAGTATCTGTGCCAGCAGTTTTTTATAGGGGTCAATGACTAGTATATCGTCTTTTAAGCCAATAAAGAAAAGAATAACCAGAGAAGGAATGATAAGGTGAATATTGAGCGCACTGGAAGCAGTTTCGGGAGTAGCAAGCAGAAAGGTCATCACCACGGAAGCAAAAATGGCAATTCCACCAAAGTTGGGTGTTTTCTGTGCATGAGAGCTTCTTCCATTGGGCTCTTCCATCAGGTGTTTTTCCATCGCTACTCTCACAATAACAGGTATTGTAACAGAAACAATGATAAAAGCAAAGATTGAGGCAACTGACAATGAAACCAATGGGGTATTCAAAAAGTCGGTAATCATAAAAAAGTATGATTTGGTTTGATTAGCTAAAACTCTTACTCAGGTGTAATATAATGACAATCTACGTGCATGTTTACTCTCGTCAAAGCTAATATAATAATGCGTACAAAGTAAGTATAATGTACTTTGTTTCGGTAGAATTAAGCTAAACTAACTTTGTTTAGCTTAATTCAGAGATTTTGTTCGCTAAAATACTGCATTTATTTTGATGCTTTAAAGTACTTTCTGCTTCTCCATTTTTTCCTGTATATGACTCAAAGATATATCGGTCATGAGTTTTTCTTCCAAGAGATCAGCCCAGGTATACATATACTTTACCACATCTTTTTTATAGTTATGCCTTAGGTGCCTTTCTCTCGCAGGCAGTTTTTGTAAAACATCTCTATCAGAAAGTCTTTCCAGGTGTTTAAAGTCTGCTATGTCCATACCGACTTCCAGCATATAGGAAATCACCTGATCCATGAGGTAGCCGCTGGTAGGACAAAAATCTAAGGCCTGTTCACTCCAGTCTCCTCCGCGGGTACGCATGGCATATTCATGGATATCCGCTTTGGATAGCTTGGTAACTTCCTGTACCAGATAACCACAATTACAACTGCCCATATGTCCCCACTGATAGTTTTGACTATCCTGAAGTTTCTTTGCTGCATTACGAAGGGCGTAAATCAACTCGGGATTAGGTTTGGCCATAGTAAATAGATTTTGTTAAAGTTCGTATGTATTCAACCCATTGAGCGCTTTAGAGTTTAAGTAATTTTTTCTAAATTAAGATGGACGCCACAGATCAATATTTATAATAAAGTAAGTATAAACAACATTAAG
Proteins encoded:
- a CDS encoding phosphoribosylglycinamide formyltransferase: MKNIAVFASGSGTNAEEIFKKFQNHSYARVRLLLSNNPKAGVITRAANYNIQVCVFDKSILFHTDDIITTLKEAEIDLVVLAGFMLKIPENILKAYPNRIVNIHPALLPKYGGKGMYGRHVHEAVVAAKEKQSGISIHLCNEHYDEGKMILQVSCDLSENDSPEDVAAKVQKLEHKHYPEVVEELVLKLD
- the polA gene encoding DNA polymerase I, encoding MNSSKKKLFLLDAMALIYRAHFAFSKNPRINSKGVNTSAAFGFTNTLFEVLTKEKPTHIAVAFDTSAPTFRHKQFEAYKANRQEQPEDIRVAIPIVKDIVRAFDIPVLELDGYEADDIIGTIAKRASCEEFTVYMMTPDKDYAQLVEDCVFLYKPAFMGNGVEILGVPEVLKKFDIERVEQVTDILGLQGDSVDNIPGIPGVGAKTAVKLLKQFGSVEGVVENADQLKGKQKEKVIEFGQQGILSKELATIKIDVPVDFDAEMFSYNGPDEEAVRKIFQELEFRALTRRVLGSPAEQAANTNGQTSLFEEAAQSIAEQPTDLKSITEVVHDYQLIDTAEKRKELVRELEKQEAFCFDTETDSLDPLTTELVGLAFSFQKGTAFYVAVPEGREEIQAIVNEFKPLLEDQKKLKIAQNLKFDMLVLRKYGVEIQGAIFDTMIAHYLIDPETGHGMDVMAENYLKYKPVSIESLIGKKGKKQGNMRDIPAEEITEYAGEDADITLQLKETFSKEIEKDSKLRKLFYEMELPLIPVLAAMEYEGVRIDTSALEELSADLSKELVEIEKEIFEVAGTEFNIGSPKQLGEVLFDKMKLVDKPKKTKSGQYATGENILSALATEHEIARRILDFREVLKLKNTYVDALPKLISDYDGRIHTSYNQAVTSTGRLSSTNPNLQNIPIRTPKGQLIRKAFVPRNEDYLLMSADYSQVELRIMASFSRDESMMEAFRLGRDIHATTAAKIFDVKLEEVTAEMRRKAKTANFGIIYGVSAFGLAQQLSIPRGEASEIIKAYFKEFPSIKNYMDAAIKQAREKEYVETIRGRRRYLRDINSRNPTVRGYAERNAINAPIQGTAADMIKLAMVNIHHWMEKEKLKSSMIMQVHDELIFDVHQSETERVKEKVVELMKDALPLEVPMEVEADIAKNWLEAH
- a CDS encoding pyridoxal-phosphate dependent enzyme, whose translation is MRPTFQEIQKAARRIAPLIHRTPVLRSESVNSMAGTQLYFKCENFQKAGAFKMRGAANAVLSLSDEEAQRGVATHSSGNHGQALAKAAQSRGIKAYIVMPETAPSVKKKAVAGYGAEIIMCKPTLQAREDTLAEVVEKTGAAFIHPYNDERVICGQGTAAMELIEEMGELDIVMAPVGGGGLLSGTAITTKAMLPQAQVIAGEPKGADDAYRSLQAGKIIPSESPNTIADGLLTSLGSKTFPIIQELVSEIITVSDEEIIAALRLIWERMKIIVEPSCAVPLAAVLQQKEKFVGKRVGIILTGGNVDLETLLNKL
- a CDS encoding glycosyltransferase family 4 protein, which translates into the protein MITDFLNTPLVSLSVASIFAFIIVSVTIPVIVRVAMEKHLMEEPNGRSSHAQKTPNFGGIAIFASVVMTFLLATPETASSALNIHLIIPSLVILFFIGLKDDILVIDPYKKLLAQILAAALLIYFTDIRISNLFGILGTYEISYIPSFVITLFVIVVIINAYNLIDGIDGLAAGIGIVAALTFGIYFYLAGIYWAAVLAAVLIGSLLAFIRFNFSEENKIFMGDSGSLIVGFILSLFAVKFIQHNEVLNNVYIPNAPTIAILILAVPLFDTLRVFTHRIAGGIGPFVADRNHIHHFIIDNGFSHLSATLLLSLCSIAVVSISCYFFSQSSVSYSFTGLIVTFILYSLIIRRDVIVKKPYINEELLRKKRRSTVGQS
- the purH gene encoding bifunctional phosphoribosylaminoimidazolecarboxamide formyltransferase/IMP cyclohydrolase, with product MMSKKINAALISVYYKENLAPIVKLLDEYGVKLYSTGGTQKFIEEQGAEVTAVEDLTGYPSILGGRVKTLHPKVFGGILSRRDDEGDAKQVQEYEIPPIDLVIVDLYPFEETVASGAAEADIIEKIDIGGIALIRAAAKNFKDVLIVSSRQQYSALEQLLKDKEGSTELDDRRQFAMQAFSQSSRYDTAIFQYFSGATNSEASAAASFDKAKLPVKPLRYGENPHQEAAFYGQLEDMLEQLNGKELSFNNLVDIDAAVDLIEEFEDETAFAILKHTNACGCATGASVKEAYQKAFAADTVSAFGGVLITNAEVDLAAAEEMNSLFFEVLIAPSFSDEALELLSKKKKRVLLKKKTDKSSQKQFKTLLNGVIEQDRDLKTDSLEDLKVVTKRATTDEENEALLFASKICKHTKSNTIVLANKGQLLSSGVGQTSRVDALKQAIEKAKHFGFELNGAVMASDAFFPFPDCVEIAKQEGINAVIQPGGSIKDQDSIDYCDGHGMAMVFTGFRHFKH